One Dioscorea cayenensis subsp. rotundata cultivar TDr96_F1 chromosome 19, TDr96_F1_v2_PseudoChromosome.rev07_lg8_w22 25.fasta, whole genome shotgun sequence genomic window, TGGACAGTAAATTCCTCTCAGAATTTTGCACTCGACATGATTCATCTTCTTGTTTCTGCCAAATGGCAGTTTGCACCTGTTTAGCAATGAGTTTCCAGCACATTCCTGTAGTCAAATTTACCAACTTATCCCAAATGATAGGAAAATCTTTATCTTTCCTGTAAGCAGGTGGAGCTGAATACACAAAATATCCATTTGGTCGCAGAAGACGATCAACTTCTTTAAGTAGTATGCCATCTGCAAGAAtcaaaagaaggaaaaacaaaGCCATCATATTATCTCCAAATCAAGTCAAGCTAAAGCCAGTAGCTTCATGTCAGCCAAGCAATGTCACAATATAGAAGCAATGCAGCTTAATGCTAAATTGCTAATCAAGTAAGAAGCCGCATGctctttttcaaaatattaaaatttggcAAATCAATactaaggaagaagaagaagtattaTTGTGCATAGaagaataaaggaaaaaaacccAAGTCTGTATTACCATTTTCATGCCAGTCAACACGGCATCTTGAACAATGAACCATTTCAAAAGAGTTTTGGGGAAAAGGCAGCTGTTTTGTGCTCAGAACAGAAATCATTGCACCGATCCCTCTCTCTAAAGCAAATTGAATCTGATTCTCATGACCATCTTTGGGGGCAAAAGACATTGTCAGAATGTCCAAGGGCAGTAAATATGCAGAAAAGCTGGCAACACCACAACCAACATCCAGAACTTGAGATACTCCTGCTGTACGCAGATCACCTGAACTATCAGTAGTCATGTTCCCCAGCCTGCATTTACCAAAAAGACAGAAAATTATAGAATGAAGTCATAAACTATGAATGAAGTATGCAATGCAGAAAATGATAATAGCAAGGGCAATACTGGATTTAACCTGCATTATCACAAAAGCATTACACAAACAATCAAGTTTTCAAATAGGAATATATTGGTTTGATCACTAAGACTTATAGTCTTAAATTTCATTTCTACATGTTCAAAACATGGACTGTCTGGATAGTTTCCCAAAACTAAAGAGTCATACTTGTGTGgttttatcttcatttttcaGATGTTGTCCTATGTTTCAAATAGTCATGATGGCCCTTCAATACCTTGATCTGTTACTAGGTTTATTTCTcactctgtgtgtgtgtgtgtgtgggtgtggGTGGGGGCTAAACATTAGAGCCATGCACAATTAATATCTACTCAAAAAAGACGATTGCCATTTGTAAGCAGAAAAGACATGTTTGAAAAATACCCCACTCACAACAGAGCCTTTACAACTtaagttttaaaaatcaaatttaaggGATTTCTATAGACACAAGTCAGAGGGGAGCTTCACAACTTGTATACCACTTCCTTGCTGACCTGAATTAATGAATAGAAGTTTCATAGTTGATCTGCCTATGAGTCAATTGGAACTGCAAGAGCttgaagttataaaaaaatcttatcgaATCTAATTTCATCAATAGCCAACTTCGAGCCTATTAGAGATTAAATCCAAGTGAGCAAGAAGCAAGATACTAGATAAGAATGGGAAAATTGGATTTGGCCATCCATATGTTGACAAACATAGTATATAAATTCAACCATTATCTATATAAAGAAATAGGAACATCAATTCAACTTTGGCATGTAAAAGTAGTGGAATGCTTAATTtggaatatattaaaaaaatcctcgTCAACAGCCAATTGATCCAGTGCATATTCAAGAAAGTAACTACAAAAATAAAGCAGCACATACCTTTCAATGTACTGTGCAGCACCATGTTTGAAGTGAGTGCCACCTCCAGGAAACCACCACAGCTTATCCTTCTCATGCACCCAATTTTGTCCTCCTTTCACTTCAGAAAGATGTGTATGATTCACATTGCTCCGCCAAATATAATCACGACTAGCTGGCCAATTTATAGGGATCATGTAGTCTTTTGGTGGGGGCACCAAACAAAACAAGCTTTTCTCAGGAGGCGGGCAATGTCTTTCAAGCTCTTCCTTCTTTGAAATATCTAAATTCTGAATCAAGGTCttaatatatttcaaatcaTGACAAGGAATGTACTCATTGAAGTCCAAAGGGCACACATTCATCCCAGTTTCTGGTATCAAAATAGATTTTGTTCTATATGTAAGGCTAACTCTGTTTCCAAATCGCAAAGCCCCTGAAATAACACACAAGAAAAgagataataaaatatgaaagagACCTTAAAGAACACATTATCTCCAATGCATCAATCTGATTCACTACCACATGCATAGACACAAGCAACTGAAGTGAGATTCATAGCAAATTAACGatcatcaaattaaagaaaatcaagaaaagaacaaaaaaacacgACAAAAAATTTCACTAATGAGTGATCCAAACTAAATTTcacaagaaaactaaagaacaaataaatccaagaaatcaataaaatttgagTAAATATAACCAAAAGTCTAgccaaaatttaaagaaaatcaagaaacaacaaaaacccACGAGAAAAACATTTCGCTGATTAGTGATCCGAACTAAAATCGACAAGAAACCTAAATCGtaaataaatccaaaacatCAAACCGATTGAATAGCAAATGCGAAATCACACGAAATTAATGAAGCTGAACCTTTAATTTAAACGATCCGCGATCCGAACGAGCAGCATTCCTCTCAAGGAGATCTGAACGCTCGGTCAAAGTACAAGATTTACCAGCGATCGGGCATGGAAATCAAAAAGGAAGGGAAAAATGGTACCTCGAGAAGGAATTGGAGCATGCTCGGACTGGGGCTGGAGATAGATGGTAGAGGAGTAGGGAGTGGAACCGAATAGGGTTCCAGAGTAGAAGGAGacgataatgaggagaacagcGAAGAGGATCCACCGCACCGCCCGCGAATCAAAGGCCGAAGACAGCATCTTGGCCTCCttctcttcgtcttcttcttctccttcttcttcctcaaatGCTCGGGGAGCTCGTCGCCATTAGAGCCTTGTGCGTTGCTGAACCAGGACTTCACTTcgcttctatttattttatttatttatttatatttattctcatatatattttaataaaatgaatttatatatatatatatatagaatatttgttaattgagaataataataaattcttcTCTAAATTATTTAGTTGTTGGGAGATTGATTGATATGcgattaaaagtaaaataaataaatgctttgcaatgattttttagtttattgaaatttttaaataaaaaatagaagcatGTGCCAT contains:
- the LOC120283791 gene encoding probable methyltransferase PMT7; the protein is MLSSAFDSRAVRWILFAVLLIIVSFYSGTLFGSTPYSSTIYLQPQSEHAPIPSRGALRFGNRVSLTYRTKSILIPETGMNVCPLDFNEYIPCHDLKYIKTLIQNLDISKKEELERHCPPPEKSLFCLVPPPKDYMIPINWPASRDYIWRSNVNHTHLSEVKGGQNWVHEKDKLWWFPGGGTHFKHGAAQYIERLGNMTTDSSGDLRTAGVSQVLDVGCGVASFSAYLLPLDILTMSFAPKDGHENQIQFALERGIGAMISVLSTKQLPFPQNSFEMVHCSRCRVDWHENDGILLKEVDRLLRPNGYFVYSAPPAYRKDKDFPIIWDKLVNLTTGMCWKLIAKQVQTAIWQKQEDESCRVQNSERNLLSICEPVDDSIPPWRSPLRDCVQLQNQKSNIQKLPPRYERLFLYPRRLETTGVTPEMFDLNNQFWQEQIQQYWKLIDLNRVEIRNVMDMNAYYGGFSAALNSLPFWVMNIVPTTMNNTLSAIYDRGLVGAFHNWCEPFSTYPRTYDLLHAYHLFSYLSFDEEGCQIEDLVLEMDRMVRPQGFIIIRDEDSIISRIKDLAPKFLWDFTSHTLENEEKKMEPVLVCRKKFWAIV